The following coding sequences are from one Candidatus Desulfofervidus auxilii window:
- a CDS encoding B12-binding domain-containing radical SAM protein, giving the protein MKVLFLQPPMGGWVTWGRHIAINVNHAQLAANLREWYPEIEIKVLDCRALRMDEKQMIDAIKEIEPDLVYMGDALQTTGVAAIHPRYKNAANLIKKVLPETLVCVGGFFYGANAEKMLEETPEFDFVISGETEVTMPELAKELSKKDPNIPSIKGLAYRENGIVKLTEYRPLIKNLDDLPLPAYDLFPMDKYIGFNYVRHYVETYHSRGCPNGCRFCVGWTNYDPRGNRDWTCYRFRSGKRVVDELELLEKRFGAKWVVMMDEDFNVNRKRIEELIEEMKRRKLKIKFFFMGRAPYFLRDKDLLKELREVGFICGLFGMEAVDEETLEKINKGIRIDEVEEAIKVFRENNIMSVVTWMVGFPDDDEWRIKYRFERLDKIDPDMAALQIMTPLPGIPMYEELKPYIVDNDLRKWDFQHAVVRTKYLSKEDLGRLAAWSNREFYSKPGRFQRILYYKGFHPFCRLVARSYIETAEAHTRAAVYDEIFV; this is encoded by the coding sequence ATGAAAGTATTATTTTTACAACCACCTATGGGAGGCTGGGTTACTTGGGGAAGGCATATTGCTATAAATGTCAACCATGCTCAATTAGCCGCTAATTTAAGAGAATGGTATCCAGAGATTGAAATTAAAGTTTTGGATTGTCGTGCTTTAAGGATGGATGAAAAACAGATGATTGATGCCATAAAAGAAATAGAGCCTGATTTGGTTTATATGGGAGATGCCTTACAAACAACAGGTGTAGCTGCCATTCATCCAAGGTATAAAAATGCAGCTAATCTTATTAAAAAAGTCCTGCCAGAGACGTTGGTCTGTGTAGGTGGATTTTTTTATGGAGCAAATGCAGAAAAGATGCTTGAAGAAACACCTGAATTTGATTTTGTCATTTCTGGTGAAACAGAAGTTACTATGCCAGAACTGGCGAAGGAATTAAGCAAAAAAGACCCCAATATCCCTTCAATTAAAGGTTTAGCTTATCGTGAAAATGGGATTGTAAAACTTACAGAATATCGCCCTTTAATAAAGAATTTAGATGATTTACCTCTGCCAGCTTATGATTTATTCCCCATGGATAAATATATCGGTTTTAATTATGTGAGGCATTATGTTGAAACATATCATTCTAGGGGTTGCCCAAATGGATGTCGTTTTTGTGTAGGTTGGACAAATTATGACCCAAGGGGAAATAGGGATTGGACTTGTTATCGCTTTCGTTCAGGCAAAAGAGTAGTAGATGAGTTGGAATTATTGGAAAAAAGATTTGGAGCAAAATGGGTAGTAATGATGGATGAGGATTTTAATGTAAATCGAAAAAGGATAGAGGAGCTTATTGAAGAAATGAAAAGAAGAAAACTTAAGATTAAATTCTTCTTTATGGGTCGTGCTCCTTATTTTTTAAGGGATAAAGATTTGCTTAAAGAATTAAGGGAAGTTGGTTTTATCTGTGGATTATTTGGTATGGAGGCAGTAGATGAAGAAACTTTAGAGAAGATAAATAAAGGGATTAGGATAGATGAGGTAGAGGAGGCAATAAAAGTATTTCGGGAAAATAATATTATGTCTGTTGTTACTTGGATGGTAGGTTTCCCTGATGATGATGAATGGAGGATTAAATATCGCTTTGAAAGGTTAGATAAGATTGATCCAGATATGGCTGCCTTACAAATTATGACACCTTTGCCAGGTATCCCTATGTATGAGGAATTAAAACCTTATATTGTAGATAATGATTTAAGAAAATGGGATTTTCAACATGCAGTAGTAAGGACAAAATATTTAAGCAAAGAGGACTTAGGAAGATTAGCTGCTTGGTCAAATAGGGAATTTTATTCCAAACCAGGTCGCTTTCAAAGGATCTTATATTATAAAGGTTTTCATCCATTCTGCCGTCTTGTTGCTAGGTCTTATATAGAAACAGCAGAAGCCCATACAAGGGCAGCTGTTTATGATGAAATATTTGTTTAG
- a CDS encoding DUF3568 domain-containing protein, which produces MMLRKKFLFLLILLLCGCAAILVGTGAGVGIAGYKYIEGALEIEYIAPYEKVWKATNLALKDANIRIEKIQKDAINAKIVARKADNTKVIIKLKNKPSGIVKMSIRVGLFGNEEASLIIKKAIDKRLGIKEKGKV; this is translated from the coding sequence ATGATGTTGCGTAAAAAATTTTTGTTTTTATTAATTTTACTTTTATGTGGTTGTGCTGCTATATTAGTTGGCACAGGAGCTGGTGTAGGTATTGCTGGCTATAAATACATTGAGGGTGCTCTTGAGATAGAGTATATAGCTCCATATGAAAAGGTTTGGAAGGCTACCAATCTAGCATTAAAAGATGCAAACATTCGTATAGAAAAAATACAAAAGGACGCTATAAATGCCAAAATTGTAGCAAGAAAGGCAGATAACACTAAGGTAATAATTAAATTGAAAAACAAACCCTCTGGTATTGTTAAAATGAGCATTAGAGTGGGGCTTTTTGGCAATGAAGAAGCTTCTTTAATTATTAAAAAGGCAATTGATAAAAGGTTAGGTATTAAGGAAAAGGGGAAAGTTTAA
- a CDS encoding class II aldolase/adducin family protein yields the protein MNYEKEKEEIIFWGRKLYERGLVCGSSGNISKKVNDKILITAHNSYLGFLEKEDILILDRDGKILEGDKKPTSEIALHLAIHKNFSEKIVIHAHSPYTVYYFQYFKILKPLTFEEKFYLGKIPVIPQNTPTVTDILPVIDALKKNNIVVLKNHGIVAIGNDFKSTFSLIELLEINAKLSLITQAISQVKEEIKEERHLEKCKLFSKEHISSLVDIINNDETVQSLGKTYNLTTILCVRDEKEAISFYYEKGKIIKVKNDEENAEFIFSTKREIWKQVFNGEIDPFVAFNQGKIKLKGDFNKLSKWFPVFERTFELWKKVAVD from the coding sequence ATGAACTATGAAAAAGAAAAAGAGGAAATCATATTTTGGGGGAGAAAACTATATGAAAGGGGTTTAGTTTGTGGTAGTTCTGGAAATATATCCAAAAAAGTTAATGATAAAATCCTCATTACTGCTCACAACAGCTATTTAGGCTTTTTAGAAAAAGAAGATATCTTAATTTTAGATAGAGATGGAAAAATTTTAGAAGGTGATAAAAAGCCTACTTCGGAAATAGCATTACATTTAGCTATTCATAAAAATTTTTCTGAAAAGATAGTTATTCATGCCCATTCACCCTATACAGTTTATTACTTTCAATATTTTAAAATATTAAAACCTCTCACTTTTGAAGAAAAATTTTATTTAGGAAAAATCCCAGTTATTCCTCAAAATACACCTACAGTTACAGATATTTTACCAGTTATTGATGCATTAAAGAAAAACAATATTGTTGTTTTAAAAAATCATGGCATTGTAGCCATTGGGAATGATTTTAAATCCACATTTTCATTAATTGAGCTTTTAGAAATAAATGCAAAATTAAGTCTAATTACTCAAGCTATATCACAAGTAAAAGAAGAAATTAAGGAAGAAAGACATTTAGAAAAGTGTAAGTTATTTTCCAAAGAGCATATTTCTTCTTTAGTAGACATTATAAACAATGATGAAACTGTTCAGTCTTTGGGAAAGACATATAACCTTACAACAATTTTATGTGTAAGGGACGAGAAAGAAGCAATTTCTTTTTATTATGAAAAAGGAAAAATTATAAAGGTTAAAAATGATGAAGAAAATGCAGAGTTTATATTTTCAACAAAAAGGGAGATTTGGAAACAAGTATTTAATGGTGAGATTGATCCATTTGTTGCTTTTAATCAAGGGAAAATAAAGTTAAAAGGTGATTTTAATAAGCTTTCCAAATGGTTTCCTGTTTTTGAAAGGACATTTGAACTTTGGAAAAAAGTAGCAGTGGATTAA
- a CDS encoding prepilin peptidase, which translates to MISFFLFSLGTIIGSFLNVCIYRLPQRKSIISPGSHCPHCNTPIRWYENIPILSFIFLKGRCRYCKKPISWQYPLVEFMTGLFTLIVYHRYGLSFITVIYLLFIYALIVISFIDLKQQIIPDEISLPGIAIGLLSSIFLPHISFKDALLGTLLGGGSLFLIAYSYYLFTKREGMGGGDIKLLAMIGAFLGWKAIPLVIFISSLIGSFVGIIWIIFFKKDRYFPIPFGPFLSLGAIYSIFFPNFKLSPFP; encoded by the coding sequence GTGATAAGTTTTTTTCTTTTTTCTTTAGGTACTATTATAGGCAGTTTTTTGAATGTTTGTATCTATCGCTTACCTCAAAGAAAATCTATTATTTCTCCTGGTTCTCATTGTCCTCATTGTAATACTCCAATTCGTTGGTATGAAAATATTCCTATTTTGAGTTTTATTTTTCTTAAAGGAAGGTGTCGTTATTGCAAGAAACCTATTTCTTGGCAGTATCCTTTAGTGGAATTTATGACTGGTCTTTTTACTTTAATCGTTTACCATCGTTATGGACTTTCTTTCATAACAGTTATTTATCTTCTGTTTATTTACGCTCTGATTGTTATTAGTTTTATTGATTTAAAGCAGCAAATTATTCCTGACGAAATCTCTTTGCCAGGTATCGCCATTGGTCTTTTAAGCAGTATCTTTTTACCACATATTTCTTTTAAGGATGCCCTTTTAGGTACTTTATTAGGGGGTGGAAGTTTATTTCTCATTGCTTATAGCTATTATCTTTTCACAAAAAGAGAAGGAATGGGGGGAGGAGATATCAAACTTCTTGCTATGATTGGGGCGTTTTTGGGATGGAAAGCCATCCCTTTAGTGATTTTTATCTCTTCTTTAATAGGTAGTTTTGTAGGAATAATATGGATAATTTTTTTTAAAAAAGACCGTTACTTTCCTATTCCTTTTGGGCCATTTCTCTCCTTAGGTGCAATTTATTCAATCTTTTTCCCAAACTTTAAACTTTCCCCTTTTCCTTAA
- a CDS encoding ARMT1-like domain-containing protein: MRVYLECIPCFLRQALQAVCLATKDKAMQEKIMREILQMLHGISWNTSPPEIGWRVHHMVKEMTNNDDPYADLKRRFNELALALYPTLEEKLLHASNPFEIAVRLSLAGNMIDFGARPGETINVEEEIEKTLQEPLDKKTLEKFKKAVEKAKNILFLGDNAGEVVFDKFLIKQIGTEKITYAVKAKPIINDATLEDAKIAGLNGIVEVIDNGSDIPGTILEKCSENFIDAYKKADLVIAKGQGNYETLNDVDKPIAFLLKVKCRVVAKNMGRKEGELAIHLQNVYC; this comes from the coding sequence ATGCGTGTTTATTTGGAATGTATACCTTGTTTCTTACGTCAGGCGTTACAGGCAGTATGTTTGGCTACAAAGGATAAAGCAATGCAGGAAAAAATAATGCGAGAGATTTTGCAGATGCTGCATGGAATTTCATGGAATACATCACCACCAGAGATTGGATGGCGAGTGCACCACATGGTAAAAGAAATGACAAATAATGATGATCCATATGCTGATTTAAAGAGACGATTTAATGAATTAGCTTTAGCACTTTATCCTACATTGGAAGAAAAATTACTTCATGCTTCAAATCCTTTTGAAATAGCAGTTAGGTTGTCCTTGGCTGGTAACATGATTGATTTTGGTGCTCGACCTGGTGAAACGATTAATGTTGAAGAAGAAATTGAAAAAACACTTCAAGAACCCCTAGATAAAAAAACATTGGAAAAATTTAAAAAAGCAGTTGAAAAAGCGAAAAATATCCTTTTCTTAGGTGATAATGCAGGGGAGGTAGTGTTTGATAAATTTCTAATTAAACAAATAGGTACAGAAAAAATTACTTATGCAGTAAAGGCAAAGCCTATTATCAATGATGCAACTTTAGAAGATGCAAAAATAGCAGGATTAAATGGAATAGTGGAGGTTATAGACAATGGAAGTGATATTCCTGGAACTATTTTAGAAAAATGTAGTGAAAATTTCATTGATGCTTATAAAAAAGCCGATTTAGTTATAGCAAAAGGACAAGGAAATTATGAAACATTAAATGATGTAGATAAACCTATTGCTTTCCTGTTAAAAGTAAAATGTCGGGTAGTTGCCAAAAATATGGGAAGAAAAGAAGGAGAACTTGCTATCCACTTACAAAATGTTTATTGTTAA
- a CDS encoding MMPL family transporter, which translates to MKTCLLARYILKFRFIGVFFPLLLCIFSLFIIRDLKIETHQYDFIPTNHSFISVQKILTDIFGGLNRVNIAIEAKNGNILKPSILEKVKNLAEEIQLLDEVDPRRVRSIFSHNIKHIEVHPDGFYVQRLLRNVPSSPEEIAVLKKKILKNPLVYGPLISKDFKATLIQAEFREDVSSKKIYSKINEIINRYHGDDVNIYISGRPILEGYIDAHLTSIIHVFLVTLVIILFLLFLAFQKKRGFLLPLLAASMSVVFSMATLNLLHLRLNPFTILLPFLIFVLTIAHSIQFMERYFEESSVNRDKTQVGYAVLSSLLNPIRASLFTDFLGFASLILIPIPAMRTIAILGSFGVLSIFITVVLFLPACFAVFSLPDVKKNNPNLGLVEAILKKFISFWQKKWQRFLILLLFVFFFILAIYGLRHIEVGENEPGTSILYRDAPYNVAERKINDYFSGSNPYYILVEGKEPEALLKAEVIKEMDNLETFLRKNLKEAGYSLSIADYMKLMNLAIQHRFEVPKKDKTIGEYIFLYESNAFPGEFDVFITPDHRFANIRLDLKDCRGKTIEKAITLTEKWVKENHNSPWVKFKYAGGLIGILGATNEVIKDGLFISMAVLSVLIFIRVALALRSFTGGLILFIPLIFSMAVTFGSFGLFHIPFTVATLPVAAMGTGLGIDFSIYLASRIKEEREKNKDLITAINQGVLTCGKAVFFTGTILTIGVISWLFSSLKLQAKLGGTLGFLLFLNMLSALIILPIFLLIFKPKFLGGKQ; encoded by the coding sequence ATGAAAACGTGTCTTCTTGCTAGATATATTTTAAAATTTCGTTTTATAGGTGTATTTTTTCCACTATTACTTTGTATATTTTCTCTTTTTATAATTAGGGATTTAAAAATCGAAACTCATCAATATGACTTTATTCCTACAAATCATTCCTTCATTTCTGTTCAAAAGATACTTACTGATATCTTTGGTGGGCTAAATCGAGTAAATATTGCTATTGAAGCAAAAAATGGTAATATACTGAAACCTTCTATTTTAGAAAAAGTAAAAAATCTAGCAGAGGAAATTCAACTTCTTGATGAAGTTGATCCAAGACGGGTACGTTCTATTTTCTCCCATAATATTAAACATATTGAAGTACATCCTGATGGTTTTTATGTACAGAGGCTTTTAAGAAATGTTCCCTCTTCTCCTGAAGAAATAGCTGTTTTAAAAAAGAAAATTTTAAAAAATCCTTTAGTTTATGGCCCTCTTATTTCTAAGGACTTTAAAGCCACACTTATTCAGGCAGAGTTTCGTGAGGATGTGTCTTCAAAAAAGATATATTCCAAAATTAATGAGATTATCAATCGTTATCATGGAGATGATGTAAATATTTATATTAGTGGTCGTCCAATCTTAGAAGGCTATATTGATGCCCATTTGACCTCTATTATTCATGTTTTTTTAGTTACTTTAGTTATTATCCTGTTTCTACTATTTTTAGCCTTTCAGAAAAAACGCGGTTTTTTGTTGCCCCTTTTAGCTGCTAGTATGTCAGTAGTTTTCAGTATGGCAACTTTAAACTTGCTTCATCTTCGCTTAAATCCTTTTACCATCCTGCTTCCTTTCCTTATCTTTGTTTTAACTATTGCTCATAGTATCCAATTCATGGAGCGATATTTTGAAGAAAGTTCTGTCAACAGAGATAAAACTCAAGTAGGTTATGCTGTTTTAAGCTCTTTATTAAATCCCATTCGCGCTTCACTTTTTACAGATTTTCTAGGTTTTGCCTCCCTTATTCTTATCCCTATCCCTGCCATGCGAACAATAGCTATTTTGGGTAGTTTTGGTGTATTGAGTATTTTTATTACTGTAGTTTTATTCTTGCCTGCTTGTTTTGCAGTTTTTTCTTTACCTGATGTCAAAAAAAATAATCCAAATTTAGGGCTAGTTGAGGCTATTTTAAAAAAGTTCATTAGTTTTTGGCAGAAAAAGTGGCAGAGATTTTTAATCCTTTTACTTTTTGTCTTTTTCTTTATTTTAGCTATTTACGGGTTAAGGCATATAGAAGTAGGAGAAAATGAACCAGGTACTTCTATCCTTTATCGTGATGCCCCATACAATGTAGCAGAAAGAAAAATCAATGATTATTTTTCTGGCTCAAATCCATACTATATCTTAGTTGAAGGGAAGGAGCCAGAAGCATTGCTTAAAGCAGAAGTAATTAAGGAAATGGATAATTTAGAAACTTTTTTAAGAAAAAATTTAAAAGAAGCTGGTTATAGCCTTTCTATAGCTGATTATATGAAGCTCATGAATCTGGCTATTCAACATCGCTTTGAGGTGCCAAAAAAGGATAAAACTATAGGAGAGTATATTTTTCTTTATGAAAGTAATGCCTTTCCTGGAGAGTTTGATGTTTTTATTACACCAGACCACCGTTTTGCCAATATTCGGTTAGATTTGAAGGACTGCCGAGGTAAGACAATAGAGAAGGCTATCACTTTAACAGAAAAATGGGTCAAAGAAAATCATAACAGTCCTTGGGTAAAATTTAAATATGCTGGTGGCTTAATTGGTATTTTAGGGGCAACAAATGAAGTGATTAAAGATGGATTATTTATAAGTATGGCAGTCTTAAGTGTTCTCATTTTTATTCGCGTAGCTTTAGCACTTCGTTCTTTTACTGGTGGTCTTATCCTTTTTATTCCATTGATTTTCAGTATGGCTGTTACATTTGGTAGTTTTGGTCTTTTTCATATTCCTTTTACTGTAGCTACTTTGCCAGTAGCTGCTATGGGGACAGGTCTTGGCATTGACTTTAGCATCTATTTAGCTTCTAGGATTAAGGAAGAAAGAGAAAAAAATAAAGATTTAATTACTGCTATAAATCAAGGTGTTCTTACTTGCGGTAAGGCTGTATTTTTTACAGGTACAATTCTTACAATTGGCGTCATATCTTGGTTATTTTCTTCTTTAAAACTTCAGGCTAAATTAGGTGGCACTTTAGGATTCCTTTTATTTTTAAATATGCTATCTGCTCTGATAATTTTACCTATATTTCTGTTAATATTCAAACCAAAATTTTTAGGAGGAAAACAATGA
- a CDS encoding CGGC domain-containing protein has product MKKILIISCDNIRDRHCIACLKCFKASAKREGEFARYKDEEIQIVGMCTCGGCPGLVLPKVTLVQELAKLYENDFDIIHLGTCMVKATTVAKCPLNLEEIKNKLETIFGKEVVIGTHTY; this is encoded by the coding sequence ATGAAAAAGATTTTAATTATTTCTTGTGACAACATCAGAGATAGACACTGTATTGCCTGTTTAAAATGTTTTAAAGCATCTGCTAAACGTGAAGGTGAATTTGCCCGTTATAAAGATGAAGAGATACAGATTGTGGGAATGTGCACTTGTGGTGGCTGTCCAGGTTTAGTTTTGCCAAAAGTTACATTAGTGCAAGAATTAGCAAAATTGTATGAAAATGATTTTGATATAATTCATCTTGGTACATGTATGGTTAAAGCCACTACCGTAGCTAAGTGTCCTTTGAATCTTGAAGAGATAAAGAATAAACTTGAAACTATTTTTGGTAAAGAAGTCGTAATTGGCACTCATACTTATTAA
- a CDS encoding YaaA family protein has protein sequence MELLKEKRLFILACSAAKRADAEIERMIQSDISLNTTTPLEVFSSYRQCIEKAYKHCVYKSKHYPACLRYNGIFYKQIPIKLWERIDKLPTLILSAYYGFLRPTDGISNYNLKISQVKTSCKKHLPALLKRYMDEYQFKEAIFLTSSNYFLPFKKENFAKRLHLYDNSGNEIIGPYGRDYYILTGKMFSNILQNKNPLVGLNNYFAEIK, from the coding sequence ATGGAACTTTTAAAAGAAAAACGGCTTTTTATTCTAGCTTGCTCAGCCGCAAAAAGAGCAGATGCAGAAATTGAGCGTATGATACAAAGTGATATTTCTTTAAATACAACTACGCCTCTTGAGGTATTCTCCTCCTATAGACAATGTATTGAAAAAGCCTACAAACACTGCGTTTATAAATCAAAACACTATCCTGCATGTCTGCGATATAATGGAATTTTTTATAAGCAGATTCCCATTAAGCTATGGGAACGAATAGATAAATTACCTACGCTTATTCTTTCTGCATATTATGGATTTTTGAGACCTACTGATGGTATTTCAAACTATAATCTAAAAATTTCTCAAGTAAAGACAAGTTGTAAAAAGCATTTACCAGCATTGTTAAAGAGATACATGGATGAATATCAATTTAAAGAGGCTATATTTTTGACTTCATCCAATTACTTTTTGCCTTTCAAAAAAGAAAATTTTGCTAAAAGGCTCCATCTCTATGATAACTCAGGTAATGAAATCATTGGTCCTTATGGCAGGGATTATTACATTCTAACAGGCAAAATGTTTAGTAATATTTTACAAAACAAAAACCCTTTAGTTGGTCTCAATAACTATTTTGCGGAGATAAAGTAA
- a CDS encoding DEAD/DEAH box helicase, whose amino-acid sequence MSDIKNFLKYTWSPFFARFGTLTPVQTAVIPVLLSGENVIVCSPTATGKTEAVVAPLIERLIPEINKNLILLYIAPTKALLNNLLERLKLPLEKCGFKAIVRTGDKPYLPKGTFHLLFITPESFDSLLCRQKDIWQSIKAIVIDEIHFLDNTYRGDQLRVLLKRLLEKLKEIPQFAALSATLFDPKAVATRYFYPVKVIEVGQPRSLKFFLSNNWAQIINFLKENKWLKVIIFCNRRKDVESLYLELSRYWPKDRILTHHASLSYRIRKETEQLLRQWRWGLCICTSTLEIGIDIGDFDVAICYHPPPTPSAFQQRIGRASRQKDFIAAIGFYENEAEAECFNIYAGLAVQGMVEPIEYIPDLSVIVQQTFSMLFAQPSGIMKENLFSLLSPLASFEIIEKILIHLLDTAWIEERRGKFFASEKLMNLGERGVIHSNIPQSREFRVIEMSTQKYIGEINLEASEGNRFILGGKLWEIQKIKGKNLFVQLVTGTPTLSAFRKRFSHGAFTRFLPKELQMAH is encoded by the coding sequence ATGTCAGATATAAAAAATTTTTTAAAATATACTTGGTCACCATTTTTTGCCAGATTTGGTACTTTGACTCCAGTACAAACTGCCGTTATTCCAGTATTGCTTTCTGGAGAAAATGTGATTGTATGTTCACCTACTGCTACAGGTAAAACTGAGGCAGTTGTGGCACCTCTTATAGAAAGATTAATACCAGAAATAAATAAAAATCTAATATTGCTTTATATTGCTCCTACTAAAGCTTTGCTCAATAACCTTTTAGAAAGATTAAAACTTCCTTTAGAAAAATGTGGTTTTAAGGCTATTGTGCGTACAGGGGATAAGCCATATTTGCCTAAAGGCACTTTTCATTTGCTTTTTATTACTCCAGAATCATTTGATTCTTTGCTCTGTCGTCAAAAGGATATTTGGCAATCTATAAAGGCTATTGTCATAGATGAAATCCATTTTTTAGATAATACTTACCGTGGTGACCAACTCCGTGTTTTATTAAAAAGACTTTTAGAGAAATTAAAAGAAATACCTCAATTTGCTGCCCTTTCAGCTACCCTTTTTGATCCAAAAGCTGTGGCTACTAGATATTTTTATCCAGTTAAAGTAATTGAAGTAGGTCAACCTCGTTCACTTAAATTTTTTCTTTCAAATAACTGGGCTCAAATAATAAATTTTTTAAAAGAAAATAAATGGCTTAAAGTCATTATTTTTTGTAATAGGCGAAAAGATGTTGAAAGCCTTTATTTAGAACTTTCTCGTTATTGGCCAAAGGATCGTATTCTTACTCATCATGCTAGTTTGTCGTATCGAATCCGTAAGGAAACAGAACAACTTTTACGTCAATGGCGTTGGGGGCTTTGTATTTGTACATCTACTTTAGAAATAGGGATTGATATAGGTGATTTTGATGTAGCTATTTGTTATCATCCACCTCCAACACCATCTGCTTTTCAGCAAAGAATTGGTAGAGCTTCAAGACAAAAAGATTTTATAGCTGCTATTGGTTTTTATGAAAATGAGGCAGAGGCAGAATGTTTTAATATCTATGCTGGATTGGCTGTACAAGGAATGGTAGAACCCATAGAATACATACCTGATCTTTCAGTCATAGTACAACAGACATTTTCTATGCTTTTTGCCCAACCATCTGGAATAATGAAGGAAAATTTATTTTCATTATTGTCTCCTTTAGCATCCTTTGAAATTATAGAAAAAATTCTTATCCATCTTTTAGATACAGCATGGATTGAAGAAAGAAGAGGGAAATTTTTTGCTTCAGAAAAATTAATGAATTTAGGAGAGAGGGGTGTTATTCATTCAAATATTCCTCAAAGTCGAGAATTTAGAGTAATTGAGATGTCTACACAAAAATATATAGGGGAAATAAATTTAGAAGCTAGTGAAGGAAATCGATTTATACTTGGAGGGAAACTTTGGGAAATACAAAAAATAAAAGGAAAAAATTTATTTGTGCAATTAGTGACAGGTACGCCTACACTTAGTGCCTTTCGTAAGAGATTTTCTCATGGAGCTTTTACACGTTTTTTACCAAAAGAATTGCAGATGGCTCATTGA